Proteins encoded within one genomic window of Dyadobacter chenhuakuii:
- the purU gene encoding formyltetrahydrofolate deformylase, producing the protein MDGPDHKGLIYQVTRILFAHNQNIIRNDEYVSPSKYFFMRTEFEGETDIDKLMDVLKSDLPAGLNLRINPKKKKDIVLMVTKEHHCLGELLIRYAFDELDATILAVISNYNTLQPLVSKFGIPFHFISHENRTREEHEEAILRTLDIYRPEYLVLAKYMRVITPNFVNQFPDKIINIHHSFLPAFIGANPYRQAYERGVKIIGATAHFVNNDLDEGPIIAQDVKSVDHRQTASDMATLGRDTEKGVLSKALKLVFNDRVFIHGNRTIIL; encoded by the coding sequence ATGGACGGCCCCGATCACAAGGGCTTGATTTACCAGGTTACCCGCATCCTTTTTGCTCATAATCAGAACATTATCCGCAACGATGAATATGTAAGCCCATCCAAATATTTCTTTATGCGGACGGAGTTTGAGGGCGAGACGGACATTGATAAGTTAATGGACGTTCTGAAATCTGATTTACCAGCCGGCCTGAACCTTCGCATTAATCCTAAAAAGAAAAAGGACATTGTGCTCATGGTGACTAAGGAGCACCATTGCTTAGGCGAACTTTTGATCAGATACGCATTTGACGAGCTGGATGCCACAATTCTGGCCGTGATCAGCAATTACAACACATTACAGCCGCTCGTAAGCAAATTCGGCATTCCTTTTCACTTCATTTCCCACGAAAACCGCACGCGGGAAGAGCATGAAGAAGCTATTTTGAGAACACTGGACATTTACCGTCCGGAATATCTGGTTTTGGCCAAATACATGCGCGTCATCACGCCAAATTTTGTCAATCAATTCCCGGACAAGATCATTAACATTCACCATTCCTTCCTTCCTGCGTTCATCGGCGCGAATCCTTACCGACAGGCTTACGAGCGCGGCGTCAAAATTATCGGTGCCACGGCGCACTTTGTAAACAACGATCTGGACGAAGGACCTATCATTGCGCAAGACGTAAAGTCAGTGGATCACCGGCAAACTGCGTCGGATATGGCTACACTGGGAAGGGATACGGAAAAGGGCGTTTTGTCGAAGGCGTTGAAGCTGGTTTTCAATGATCGCGTGTTTATTCACGGCAACCGAACCATTATCCTGTAA
- a CDS encoding GAF domain-containing protein, whose product MAEELIVPTSTDRATVYRALFPQIEALVTTESDLIANLANVAAALKEAFGFFWVGFYIVKEGQLVLGPFQGPIACTRIAFDKGVCGASYSQKKTLIVPDVEEFPGHIACNSASKSEIVLPVFHRNGTVAMVLDVDSDELNDFSEVDAEELGKIMRLIERKL is encoded by the coding sequence ATGGCAGAAGAACTAATAGTCCCCACAAGCACAGACAGAGCGACGGTTTACAGAGCCCTGTTTCCACAAATCGAAGCATTAGTAACAACAGAAAGTGACCTCATCGCCAATCTGGCCAATGTTGCCGCGGCATTGAAGGAAGCATTCGGCTTCTTTTGGGTTGGATTTTATATCGTAAAAGAAGGCCAATTAGTGCTCGGGCCATTTCAGGGGCCGATCGCCTGCACGCGCATTGCATTCGACAAAGGTGTCTGCGGAGCCAGTTACTCCCAGAAAAAAACATTGATAGTGCCCGACGTTGAAGAATTCCCGGGCCACATTGCCTGCAATTCCGCTTCCAAATCAGAAATCGTTTTACCCGTTTTTCACCGGAATGGAACTGTGGCCATGGTGCTGGATGTGGATAGTGATGAATTAAATGATTTCAGTGAAGTCGATGCCGAAGAATTGGGCAAGATCATGAGACTTATTGAGCGAAAACTATAA
- a CDS encoding muconolactone Delta-isomerase family protein translates to MSQYMVEIQLPAVMSEDFTAKIPAQRKKINEMMEQGRLMSYALSEDYSRLWCVVRADSEFEVMSLVSEFPLIDYMDPKISKLMFNNVVALRLPMFSLN, encoded by the coding sequence ATGAGCCAATACATGGTTGAAATTCAACTTCCGGCTGTTATGTCGGAAGATTTTACAGCGAAAATACCTGCTCAAAGAAAAAAGATTAATGAAATGATGGAGCAGGGACGGCTGATGTCCTATGCCCTTTCGGAAGATTACTCCAGACTTTGGTGCGTGGTAAGAGCAGATAGCGAGTTTGAGGTAATGTCACTTGTGTCTGAATTCCCGCTGATTGATTATATGGATCCAAAAATTTCCAAACTCATGTTCAACAATGTGGTTGCACTGAGGTTGCCGATGTTTTCTTTGAACTAG
- a CDS encoding RNA polymerase sigma factor encodes MTFNEQELVQGCKQRNRSAQRQLYDVFGGKLFAICLRYTKNRTDAEDVLQDAFIKIYENIDSFRNDSPLEYWLRSVVVNTALNHLRQQKYLKDLDDIDLHHNGIADREVTLGDFQLKQLLEVIKELPTGCQTIFNLYAIEGYQHNEIAQKLGISEGTSKSQYARARGLLQQKLNKEKRFNDGSVRDKQL; translated from the coding sequence ATGACCTTTAACGAACAGGAATTAGTGCAAGGCTGCAAGCAGCGCAACCGGTCTGCCCAAAGACAACTTTATGATGTCTTCGGGGGCAAGCTGTTTGCTATATGCCTGCGTTACACTAAAAACCGGACCGATGCGGAGGATGTTTTACAGGATGCGTTCATTAAGATTTATGAAAATATAGATTCTTTCAGAAACGATAGCCCGTTGGAGTATTGGCTCCGTTCTGTTGTAGTGAACACAGCATTAAACCATCTGAGGCAGCAGAAATATCTGAAAGACCTGGATGACATTGATTTACACCATAATGGTATTGCTGATAGGGAAGTAACATTGGGGGATTTTCAGTTGAAACAACTTTTGGAAGTTATAAAAGAGTTGCCAACCGGATGCCAGACCATATTTAACCTTTATGCCATTGAAGGTTATCAGCACAATGAAATAGCCCAAAAGCTGGGCATATCAGAAGGAACCTCAAAGTCGCAATATGCGCGGGCGAGAGGGCTCCTTCAACAAAAATTGAACAAAGAAAAAAGATTTAATGATGGATCCGTCCGAGATAAACAACTTTGA
- a CDS encoding serpin family protein, translating to MNKILKTLLIPGIIAGTIISCTNDNPGPDNLPDPIYPVQVPSRISAGTNEFSFQFLHTLQETEASDKNLFVSPLSLHMALGMLLNGAEKETADEILKSLQMEGVSLSDLNNAYKTLLNDLPIADSKVSLGLANSLWYKSGFSVQPDFQSVLKNSFNAEATGLPFDNAAKDKINQWASDKTNGKIKKVIDEIKPEHVMFLLNALYFKGDWKYQFDAKNTREETFKLENGSGKPVKMMFTKSKFKTTSTETYSAVQLPYGNGQYNMTLLVPKGQNTVDNMLTSFNASDWDRIRGGMPEANIEVGLPRFTLEYSAQLKETLKEMGIQKAFTTQAELGKINPKANLFVDFVKQDAYLGIDEKGTEAAAVTSIGVGMTSVGPNQQVLCDRPFALLISENTSNTILFMGRIKNPESK from the coding sequence ATGAACAAGATTCTTAAAACATTATTAATCCCAGGAATCATTGCAGGTACGATCATCAGTTGTACCAACGACAATCCGGGTCCGGATAATTTGCCGGACCCGATTTATCCGGTTCAGGTTCCATCCCGCATTTCAGCAGGGACAAATGAATTTTCATTTCAATTCCTTCACACCTTGCAGGAGACAGAGGCCTCGGACAAAAACCTGTTCGTATCACCGCTGAGCCTGCATATGGCATTGGGCATGCTGCTCAATGGAGCCGAGAAGGAAACGGCCGACGAAATACTGAAAAGCCTGCAAATGGAAGGCGTTTCGCTCTCAGATCTTAACAATGCTTACAAAACGCTGCTGAACGATCTGCCCATCGCAGATTCGAAAGTGAGCCTTGGCCTCGCAAATTCCCTTTGGTATAAAAGCGGTTTCAGTGTGCAGCCCGACTTTCAATCTGTTTTGAAAAATTCCTTTAATGCAGAGGCAACCGGTCTTCCGTTCGATAATGCAGCGAAAGACAAGATTAACCAATGGGCAAGTGATAAAACGAATGGTAAGATCAAAAAAGTAATAGATGAGATCAAGCCTGAGCACGTCATGTTCCTGCTGAACGCATTGTATTTCAAAGGAGACTGGAAATATCAGTTTGACGCCAAGAATACCAGAGAAGAAACATTTAAGCTAGAAAACGGGAGCGGTAAACCAGTTAAAATGATGTTTACCAAATCAAAATTTAAAACAACCAGCACCGAAACCTATTCGGCGGTCCAGCTTCCGTATGGAAATGGGCAGTACAATATGACATTACTCGTTCCGAAAGGGCAAAATACGGTGGATAACATGCTCACAAGCTTCAATGCAAGCGACTGGGACCGGATTCGCGGAGGAATGCCGGAAGCAAACATTGAAGTAGGCTTACCCAGATTTACATTGGAATATTCGGCTCAGCTGAAAGAAACTTTGAAAGAAATGGGTATTCAAAAAGCATTTACTACCCAGGCCGAACTGGGCAAAATAAATCCGAAAGCGAACCTGTTTGTGGATTTCGTGAAGCAAGACGCCTACTTAGGCATTGATGAAAAAGGAACAGAAGCTGCGGCAGTGACTTCGATCGGAGTGGGCATGACATCCGTTGGCCCCAACCAACAGGTGCTTTGTGATCGTCCGTTTGCATTGCTCATCAGCGAAAATACATCGAATACGATACTTTTCATGGGCAGGATCAAGAACCCGGAAAGCAAATAG
- a CDS encoding LVIVD repeat-containing protein, which yields MVKNESPRALERPGKMYIKGDYLFVNEIKSGIHIINNKDKSHPEFITFIRIPGNGDMAVRDNILYADSFSDLLAIDISDPSNPKEMQRIKNVFKNGLFDGGTWTLNETTGAINDQNVDFVTETVTVNCEEGVNPGWWGGWMNDSFAQSSFSGSSSSAPSSGGSSGKAGSMARFALHQNFLYTVTQNSLHLFDVAIPSKPKDFSTINFGWGIETIFPHDNKLFIGSNTGMFIFDNSNPAEPKQLSTFQHGRACDPVVVQDNIAYVTIRTGTFCQGSQNQLDLVDVSNPSSPQLIKSYQMENPHGLSIDSPTLFLCEGEHGLKVFDVKDKFKIDKNLLAHFKDMDAFDVISLGKTLLLIGKDGFYQYDSSNPKDLRLLSKIPVGKAI from the coding sequence ATGGTTAAGAACGAATCACCCAGAGCGCTGGAACGGCCAGGTAAAATGTACATTAAGGGCGATTATCTTTTTGTAAATGAGATCAAATCAGGCATTCACATCATTAATAACAAAGACAAATCGCACCCCGAATTTATAACCTTCATCCGTATACCTGGAAACGGTGATATGGCTGTTCGTGACAACATTCTGTATGCCGACAGCTTTTCGGATCTCCTCGCGATTGACATCAGCGATCCTTCGAATCCAAAAGAAATGCAACGGATTAAGAATGTCTTCAAAAACGGCCTTTTCGATGGCGGCACCTGGACATTGAACGAAACAACAGGCGCTATCAACGATCAGAATGTAGATTTTGTAACTGAAACGGTGACTGTAAATTGCGAGGAAGGTGTAAATCCGGGCTGGTGGGGCGGATGGATGAATGACTCCTTTGCTCAGTCGTCGTTTTCCGGATCATCGTCATCGGCGCCCAGTTCCGGCGGAAGCAGTGGAAAAGCAGGCTCCATGGCGCGGTTTGCACTGCATCAGAACTTCCTATACACGGTAACGCAAAACAGCCTGCATCTTTTTGATGTTGCTATTCCCTCGAAACCAAAAGATTTCTCAACCATAAACTTCGGGTGGGGGATTGAGACCATTTTCCCGCACGATAACAAGCTTTTCATCGGCTCCAACACCGGAATGTTCATTTTTGACAACAGCAATCCGGCCGAGCCAAAACAACTCTCTACATTCCAGCACGGCCGCGCGTGCGATCCGGTGGTGGTGCAGGACAACATTGCCTATGTAACGATCAGGACCGGAACATTTTGCCAGGGATCGCAGAATCAGCTGGACCTCGTAGATGTAAGCAATCCTTCCTCGCCACAGCTTATCAAAAGCTATCAAATGGAAAATCCGCACGGTTTAAGCATTGACTCGCCCACATTGTTCCTTTGCGAAGGCGAGCATGGGCTTAAAGTTTTTGATGTAAAAGATAAATTCAAGATCGACAAAAATCTGCTTGCCCACTTCAAGGATATGGATGCCTTTGATGTGATCTCATTGGGAAAAACACTACTGCTCATTGGAAAAGACGGATTTTACCAATACGATTCCAGCAATCCGAAGGATCTGCGGCTGCTTAGTAAAATTCCGGTCGGCAAAGCGATCTAA
- a CDS encoding glycosyltransferase family protein, with translation MKILFLVQGEGRGHLTQAISMSQILRHAGHKVAAAMVGVSPGRVIPAFFEEQVAAPVFHFSAPNIVYNSQAEGINLKATVYNLLKNHSAYLAGLRLIHNTIQDIKPDLIISFYETFSGLYNVLYRSKIPMVCVAHQYLLLHPKFIFPKNSKVNQLIINFNSKLTSWLAVKRLALSFREIESRNDLKITVVPPLLRKEVVQMQTIKENFFLVYMTHHSLSKQIIQWHLSHPEVKLHCFWDNAEVSDEFVYDETLTFHRINSKKYLQMLASCTALVTTAGFESVCEAMYLGKPVMMVPVPNHFEQECNAMDGVISGAGVTSRSFDLSVILDYLPKHLDQAQKFRAWYHRGEAMFLREIESFDIKSKATAAQV, from the coding sequence ATGAAAATCCTTTTCTTGGTTCAGGGAGAAGGTCGTGGACATTTGACACAAGCCATTTCAATGAGCCAAATTCTGCGCCATGCCGGACATAAAGTTGCAGCGGCCATGGTTGGCGTATCGCCCGGACGCGTTATTCCGGCGTTTTTTGAGGAACAGGTTGCTGCACCGGTTTTTCATTTCTCTGCACCTAACATTGTTTATAACAGCCAGGCTGAGGGGATTAATTTAAAGGCCACTGTTTACAACTTGCTTAAAAATCACAGCGCCTATTTAGCCGGGCTGCGCCTGATCCACAACACAATTCAGGACATTAAGCCAGATCTGATCATTAGTTTTTACGAGACGTTCAGTGGCTTGTATAATGTGCTGTATCGGTCCAAAATTCCGATGGTATGCGTCGCGCATCAGTATTTGCTACTCCATCCGAAATTCATTTTTCCTAAAAACAGCAAGGTTAATCAGCTGATTATCAATTTCAATTCAAAACTTACGTCCTGGCTTGCGGTTAAGCGCCTGGCGTTGTCGTTCCGGGAGATCGAATCGAGGAATGACCTGAAAATAACCGTTGTGCCACCATTATTACGCAAGGAAGTGGTTCAGATGCAGACAATTAAGGAGAATTTCTTCCTGGTTTACATGACACATCACAGCCTTAGCAAGCAAATTATCCAATGGCACCTGTCGCATCCTGAGGTGAAATTGCATTGCTTTTGGGATAATGCGGAGGTTTCCGATGAATTTGTTTATGACGAAACATTAACTTTTCATCGCATTAACAGCAAAAAATACCTCCAAATGCTGGCAAGCTGCACTGCGCTGGTGACGACGGCGGGTTTTGAATCGGTTTGCGAGGCGATGTATCTGGGCAAGCCGGTAATGATGGTTCCCGTTCCCAATCATTTTGAACAGGAGTGTAATGCCATGGACGGCGTCATTTCCGGTGCCGGCGTCACTTCGCGATCGTTTGACCTCTCTGTTATCCTCGACTATTTACCTAAACACCTGGACCAGGCGCAGAAATTCCGCGCCTGGTATCACCGTGGTGAAGCGATGTTTTTGAGAGAAATTGAGTCTTTCGACATAAAAAGTAAAGCAACTGCTGCACAGGTCTAG
- a CDS encoding UDP-2,3-diacylglucosamine diphosphatase: MGDTTHFRTIIISDLHLGAGGSKAEEVTNFLKSYSCKKLILNGDIIDAWQLKKYGVWKRKHTMFFKRVLKMIEENKTKVIYIRGNHDDFLDQIIPLRLGKHFQIRKDYILTSGSQRYYITHGDVFDSITTHLKWLAYLGDMGYTFLLWVNKLYNRYREWRGLSYYSLSQRIKQSVKMAVNYMTDFEEKLTELARSRNCDGVICGHIHHPAIREIDGIMYMNSGDWVETLSALVEDFEGNWSLLYYDQHTVQEKSFSKKSANKTIIENFPASMDKQVAFSSLLPGKNQRFL; encoded by the coding sequence ATGGGAGATACAACTCACTTCAGAACAATCATCATTTCTGACTTACACCTCGGAGCAGGTGGTTCGAAGGCGGAAGAGGTTACTAATTTTTTGAAAAGCTATTCCTGCAAAAAGCTTATCCTGAACGGCGACATCATTGATGCCTGGCAACTGAAAAAATATGGGGTCTGGAAACGGAAGCATACCATGTTTTTCAAGCGGGTTCTGAAGATGATCGAGGAAAACAAGACCAAGGTGATTTACATCCGCGGAAATCATGACGATTTCCTGGATCAGATCATCCCTCTGAGGCTTGGAAAGCACTTCCAGATCCGGAAAGATTACATTCTCACCTCAGGTTCTCAACGATATTACATTACACACGGCGACGTTTTTGACTCTATTACAACACACCTGAAATGGCTCGCTTACCTGGGCGATATGGGTTATACATTTCTTTTATGGGTAAACAAGCTCTATAACCGATATCGCGAATGGCGTGGGTTATCGTATTATTCACTCTCGCAGCGCATTAAGCAGTCTGTAAAGATGGCGGTGAACTACATGACCGATTTTGAAGAGAAGCTTACTGAGCTGGCGCGTTCCAGAAATTGCGATGGCGTGATCTGCGGGCACATTCATCACCCGGCAATTCGCGAAATCGATGGCATTATGTACATGAATTCCGGCGACTGGGTCGAAACATTAAGCGCATTGGTTGAAGATTTTGAAGGAAACTGGAGCCTGCTGTATTATGATCAGCATACAGTTCAGGAGAAAAGTTTTTCCAAAAAATCGGCGAATAAAACGATCATTGAAAACTTCCCCGCAAGCATGGATAAGCAGGTTGCATTTTCAAGTTTGCTTCCGGGGAAAAACCAGCGGTTCCTATGA
- a CDS encoding energy transducer TonB → MNRLLLLFCLFSVSVYGQKIYLPHEVEKGAEPTGGVSYLSQFIASNVRIPFLSGVKGVNGRVYVKGIVEPDGSMSQLEISKGLDSLTNKEAIRIMSLYKAWKPATLNGEKVRQSMIYPIAFKTPPNTSFDSTKFAIVNYFDDRYRIAKDPKKYEYRSIMPVNEQGYISSDVIYEQLKGSKWKEVARVPFKKKEIWYHTNLLNDAVDSVKAYQVIARDDNEASHSSEATFQMNGKLLAYTEYGVGNKASLIKKYDLNGVVRDITVVSDSATLHLSWYDNGQIQTVTEMPAVKNNEYQERMFFNAWNRDGTQIVKDGDGYWKSVTRISASKLLTEEGAVSKGRKSGKWHGKWADGTLHYEETYDDKGKLQQGTAYEDGAKRTYDNAIVQPQFKGGLNKFYKFLAENIQYPMDAAQRRITGRVYLSFVVCEDGSMCDYKVENGIGFGLDDEALRVVKKMSGMWEPGMMRGKVVRVKYNLPINFQMN, encoded by the coding sequence ATGAACCGACTTCTTCTCTTATTCTGCCTGTTCAGTGTATCTGTTTACGGGCAAAAAATCTACCTTCCCCACGAAGTTGAAAAGGGCGCGGAGCCAACCGGCGGAGTGTCGTATCTGAGCCAGTTTATTGCTTCCAATGTTCGGATTCCATTTTTAAGCGGAGTGAAGGGAGTCAATGGCCGGGTTTATGTTAAAGGCATCGTCGAACCCGATGGCAGCATGTCCCAGCTCGAAATTTCAAAAGGGCTGGATTCGCTGACGAATAAAGAAGCGATCCGCATTATGAGCCTGTATAAAGCCTGGAAACCGGCAACTTTGAATGGTGAGAAAGTGCGGCAGTCTATGATTTATCCCATTGCTTTTAAAACACCCCCAAATACCAGCTTCGACAGCACTAAATTCGCGATCGTTAACTATTTCGATGACCGTTACAGAATTGCCAAAGATCCTAAAAAGTATGAATACAGGAGCATAATGCCTGTTAATGAGCAAGGTTACATCAGCAGTGATGTTATTTATGAACAATTAAAAGGTTCGAAATGGAAAGAAGTAGCCCGGGTTCCCTTTAAAAAGAAAGAGATCTGGTATCATACGAATCTCTTGAATGACGCTGTCGACTCTGTGAAGGCCTATCAGGTGATTGCCAGGGACGATAACGAGGCAAGCCACTCATCGGAAGCCACATTTCAAATGAACGGGAAGTTGCTCGCCTATACAGAATATGGTGTTGGCAATAAAGCATCATTGATCAAAAAATATGACCTTAATGGTGTAGTTAGGGACATTACGGTGGTTTCTGATAGTGCGACCCTGCATTTGTCGTGGTATGACAATGGGCAGATCCAAACGGTTACAGAAATGCCGGCCGTGAAAAACAATGAATATCAGGAGCGAATGTTTTTTAATGCCTGGAACAGGGATGGAACACAGATTGTAAAGGACGGCGACGGTTACTGGAAGTCTGTAACCAGGATCAGCGCATCTAAATTACTCACCGAGGAAGGCGCTGTTTCAAAGGGCCGGAAGAGCGGGAAATGGCATGGGAAATGGGCAGACGGGACCCTGCATTATGAGGAAACATATGATGACAAAGGAAAGCTGCAGCAAGGCACCGCTTATGAGGATGGAGCGAAACGGACTTACGACAATGCAATCGTTCAGCCGCAGTTTAAGGGAGGACTCAACAAGTTTTATAAATTTTTAGCCGAAAACATCCAATATCCCATGGATGCAGCGCAAAGACGCATTACGGGTCGCGTTTATCTTTCGTTCGTGGTTTGTGAAGACGGCAGCATGTGCGACTATAAGGTTGAAAACGGCATCGGGTTCGGGCTTGACGATGAAGCATTGCGCGTGGTGAAAAAGATGAGCGGAATGTGGGAGCCGGGCATGATGCGCGGAAAAGTGGTGAGAGTAAAATACAATTTGCCCATCAATTTTCAAATGAACTGA
- a CDS encoding SPFH domain-containing protein yields MNEKELRSSSGYALFGLGLLLMFGGVGLVAAAGSVLGGGLVFGIGFVILIGLTVINPNEAVVTTFFGDYMGTMKQSGLRWVNPLFRRKKISLRARNLNGQKLKVNDKLGNPIEIAAVVVWRVGDTAKASFEVDDYVKYVEIQSEAAVRHLAGVYAYDTMEDEDLQIQEVTLRDGSGKINEMLEAELTERLSRAGIDVLESRISHLAYAPEIAGAMLQRQQASAVVAARRQIVNGAVGMVDMALAMLSEKGIVQLDEERKAAMVSNLLVVLCGEKAATPILNAGTLYP; encoded by the coding sequence ATGAATGAGAAAGAATTACGATCGTCCTCAGGCTATGCGCTCTTTGGGCTCGGCCTGCTTTTAATGTTTGGTGGCGTTGGTTTGGTTGCAGCAGCCGGCTCTGTGCTTGGCGGTGGCCTGGTTTTCGGAATAGGGTTTGTTATCCTGATTGGCCTCACGGTCATTAATCCCAATGAAGCCGTTGTGACCACCTTTTTCGGAGACTATATGGGCACCATGAAACAAAGCGGCTTGCGCTGGGTTAACCCACTGTTTCGGAGGAAAAAAATCAGCCTGCGTGCCAGAAACCTCAATGGTCAGAAATTAAAGGTAAACGACAAGCTTGGTAATCCGATCGAAATCGCCGCCGTGGTGGTATGGCGCGTGGGTGACACTGCAAAGGCATCTTTTGAGGTGGACGATTATGTAAAATATGTTGAAATCCAGTCGGAAGCAGCGGTAAGGCATCTCGCAGGAGTGTATGCGTATGACACAATGGAAGATGAAGACCTGCAAATCCAGGAAGTGACATTAAGGGACGGAAGCGGAAAAATCAATGAAATGCTGGAAGCCGAGCTGACCGAACGTTTGAGCCGCGCGGGCATTGATGTCCTGGAATCACGCATTAGTCACCTTGCTTATGCCCCGGAAATTGCAGGGGCCATGTTACAGCGCCAGCAAGCGTCGGCCGTTGTGGCAGCACGCAGGCAGATTGTGAACGGAGCGGTAGGAATGGTGGATATGGCTTTGGCCATGCTTTCCGAAAAAGGGATTGTCCAGCTCGATGAAGAGCGGAAAGCGGCTATGGTAAGCAATTTGCTTGTTGTACTTTGCGGTGAAAAAGCGGCAACCCCGATCCTCAACGCGGGCACTTTGTATCCTTAA
- a CDS encoding Arc family DNA-binding protein produces MAEKKAFVLRVNPDMLKELEAWAQQDFRSLNGQIEFLLSEALKKQKRSKAKE; encoded by the coding sequence ATGGCAGAAAAAAAAGCATTTGTTTTACGCGTAAATCCTGATATGCTCAAAGAACTCGAAGCTTGGGCACAGCAGGATTTTCGTAGTTTGAATGGTCAGATCGAATTTTTGCTGAGCGAGGCGTTGAAAAAACAGAAGCGCTCCAAGGCAAAAGAGTAA